One part of the Neoarius graeffei isolate fNeoGra1 chromosome 2, fNeoGra1.pri, whole genome shotgun sequence genome encodes these proteins:
- the LOC132871854 gene encoding cilia- and flagella-associated protein 206-like → MSLLRRDKEQQLNELTMIVTGIRLFNKDSGKGGESIEDLLAVLNEALPAASTDIERELEGTQRLAWRYTTLLERRSESDTDAELNRELLTQALYNVRQHEAFLKIILADVITCAKQVEALHTDLMSRMKVLKATVHAKTAVPTSQVFPHFTALARLWAGLQDEMVLLNMLRSMALSLRPFLSAQSQLLENVQLDQMLRGETVKSDAERAAESSEERLDPEEMKSSEWILPETTANFEQLFLQYRGVCGYTLVEKNGLLLPGNPNIGILKHREKYYSFSSKQAAYQFASNADEYIELIAERAKRSPELIQLLELHQQFASVTPYSQMQSGEKLLVKPISKSESSTQTDTHLLESSIVRSYEWNEWELRRKAIKLANLRHKVTHSTRTDLSHMRRHNTTQTFLPKEAACQTKRDGQSNVPRPQVYLAGLRGGPTTPMTKLDLTPDVHE, encoded by the exons TGCTGGCCGTCCTGAACGAGGCTCTTCCTGCTGCCAGCACAGATATAGAGCGTGAACTGGAAGGGACGCAACGTTTGGCTTGGCGCTACACCACTCTGCTGGAGAGACGCTCTGAATCCGACACTGACGCTGAGCTAAACAGGGAACTGCTCACACAGGCCCTGTACAACGTACGCCAACATGAAGCCTTCCTCAAAATCATACTG GCGGATGTGATCACATGTGCAAAGCAAGTGGAGGCTCTTCACACTGACCTCATGTCGAGGATGAAGGTGCTGAAGGCCACAGTTCACGCCAAAACTGCAGTACCAACCTCCCAAGTGTTC CCTCATTTCACAGCGTTGGCCAGGCTGTGGGCAGGGCTTCAGGATGAGATGGTCTTGTTGAACATGCTCCGGAGCATGGCGCTCAGCCTGAGGCCGTTCCTCTCGGCTCAGTCGCAACTTCTCGAGAACGTTCAGTTGGATCAGATGCTCCGCGGTGAAACCGTCAAATCTGACGCAGAGAGAGCTGCTGAGAGCTCAG AGGAGCGGCTTGATCCAGAGGAGATGAAATCGTCCGAGTGGATTCTGCCCGAGACCACGGCGAACTTTGAGCAGCTCTTCCTGCAGTACAGGGGTGTGTGTGGATACACTCTTGTCGAGAAGAACGGCCTCTTGCTCCCAG GCAATCCGAACATCGGCATCCTGAAGCACAGGGAGAAATATTACAGCTTCAGCTCCAAGCAGGCCGCGTATCAGTTCGCCTCAAACGCAGACGAGTACATCGAACTGATCGCGGAAAGAGCGAAGAGATCTCCGGAACTGATCCAGCTGCTCGAGCTTCATCAGCAGTTTGCCAGCGTCACTCCGTACTCTCAG ATGCAGTCAGGTGAGAAATTGTTGGTGAAACCCATCAGCAAAAGTGAGAGCAGCACACAGACGGACACACACCTGCTGGAGAGCAGCATCGTCAGATCTTACGAGTGGAACGAGTGGGAGCTGAGACGGAAAGCCATCAAACTG GCGAACCTGCGCCATAAGGTAACCCACTCGACGCGGACTGACCTGAGCCACATGAGGAGACACAACACCACGCAGACGTTCCTTCCGAAAGAAGCCGCCTGCCAGACGAAGAGAGACGGACAGAGTAACGTACCAAGACCTCAAGTCTACCTGGCTGGGCTGAGAGGAGGACCAACCACTCCCATGACCAAACTCGATTTAACTCCagatgtgcatgaatag